One region of Archocentrus centrarchus isolate MPI-CPG fArcCen1 chromosome 6, fArcCen1, whole genome shotgun sequence genomic DNA includes:
- the LOC115781884 gene encoding mixed lineage kinase domain-like protein, with the protein MDIVEPILSIASQIYTLVENVKANKKRCRRVSGRVKALEELVKSIKQPSPEVEKALRELSLTLQSAQELIRKYALANLVERILNSSNHGEEFSSVNERLNDAFQVLSGALQVEQGNMLHEVFKQTVREKEDELDGREDDAELKRLLLDYMKDQQEKTNAMLRQFEHVKVNVEKVLDLLNKPSITSVGIRMIRPEELKYEHPKKPFMKTATSEVYKGEYHGFTVAIKRYIDPNNTSPGKVQSIFNKEVDTMKRFESPNILRMFGICIQGESGPSSQFFIIMEYCEKGSLRQVLDSDCRLSWIRKARMCLDAAQGLYRLHNTEEKYKVHGCINSSKFLVAEGYTVKLGGFELAQTDTSLKKVKKTKDNAVRSLCYFSPESLKDINHPYSKECEIYSFGIVLWEVATRQKPFEGFSDVDFRKKVCEEKYQEPLPDDCHAELGQLINECRDFDSFQRPSGGVLVDRLRSVVAQLEDQ; encoded by the exons ATGGACATTGTAGAGCCCATCCTGTCCATCGCCTCACAGATCTACACTCTGGTTGAGAATGTGAAGGCCAACAAGAAGCGCTGCCGGCGTGTTTCTGGCCGAGTCAAAGCTTTGGAGGAGCTGGTGAAGTCCATCAAGCAGCCTTCCCCAGAGGTAGAAAAAGCCCTCAGGGAACTGTCTCTCACTCTGCAATCGGCGCAGGAGCTCATCAGGAAATACGCCTTGGCCAATTTGGTGGAGCGCATCCTGAACTCCAGCAACCACGGAGAGGAGTTCAGCAGTGTGAACGAACGGCTCAATGACGCCTTCCAGGTCCTGTCTGGAGCTCTGCAGGTGGAGCAGGGCAACATGCTGCACGAAGTGTTTAAGCAGACagtcagagagaaagaagacGAGCTGGACGGGAGGGAGGACGACGCAGAGCTGAAGAGAT TGCTCCTGGACTACATGAAGGATCAGCAAGAGAAAACCAATGCCATGCTGAGACAGTTTGAACATGTTAAAGTCAATGTGGAAAAAGTCCTGGACTTGT TGAATAAGCCCAGCATCACCAGTGTGGGCATCCGAATGATTAGACCAGAGGAGCTGAAGTATGAACATCCAAAAAAGCCCTTCATGAAAACAGCGACCTCAGAGGTGTACAAAGGAGAATATCATGGATTCACAGTGGCCATCAAGAGATACATCGACCCTAACAACACCAGCCCGGG AAAGGTGCAGTCTATTTTCAACAAGGAAGTTGACACCATGAAGCGCTTTGAGTCGCCCAACATCCTGCGAATGTTTGGTATCTGTATCCAGGGTGAGAGCG GACCCAGCTCTCAGTTCTTCATCATCATGGAGTATTGCGAAAAAGGAAGTCTTCGCCAGGttctggactctgactgcaggCTGTCCTGGATCAGGAAAGCTCGTATGTGTTTGGATGCAGCGCAGGGACTCTATCG ACTGCACAATACGGAAGAAAAATATAAGGTTCACGGGTGCATCAACAGCAGCAAGTTCCTGGTGGCTGAAGGCTACACCGTCAAG ctGGGGGGTTTTGAGTTGGCACAAACAGATACGTCGctgaaaaaggtgaaaaaaacaaaggacaacGCAGTCAGGTCCCTGTGCTACTTCTCCCCTGAGAGTCTCAAAGACATCAACCATCCCTACAGCAAGGAGTGTGAGATTTACAg CTTTGGAATCGTCCTGTGGGAAGTTGCAACCCGTCAGAAACCTTTTGAAG GTTTCTCAGATGTAGACTTTCGTAAGAAAGTGTGCGAAGAGAAGTATCAAGAGCCTCTTCCTGATGACTGTCATGCAGAACTGGGACAGCTGATCAATGAGTGCAGGGACTTCGACAGCTTCCAGAGACCCTCAGGAGGAG TGCTGGTGGATAGATTGCGCAGTGTGGTGGCACAATTAGAGGACCAATGA
- the rfwd3 gene encoding E3 ubiquitin-protein ligase RFWD3, translating into MEAMEVDAPVELQPEGGAAAAAGVAENANAPLIIADSGSSTEVDEDDDDDDSTEGQAAAQAPPRLPATWAFSQRAVGGATSTPPIRRRVRQGLRVHYPSQTAAPSRGFPDFLLRAPAASVAEPESGSTTEVSESEDEAEADEESTAAAAEAVDPAPPAGSDLSAAVQTSQPQEASTTNSSAAADAERAEAQIQAVQAPPAAVPPVQVPPSEESEGDTCTICFEVWTTAGEHRLAALRCGHLFGYTCIQRWLKAQSPAAKCPQCNKKAKRSDIVLLYAPKLRALDNSEQESLKKSLQQEQDRRKKAEVESANYKIKLQAVTSQYGQAQKELQELRALIAQNGRSLNPCSSPSASSSASHFLSASQRADGSRSAPYSFFKAVLVSQAGGCRVLSYCESMSCLLASQPSPHATLVPGFGVKKVSVVNMKANQYIPIHSKQIRGLSFNSHNNNVLLSAALDNTIRLTCLQTNAVVQTYNTGKPVWSCCWCLDNTSYIYAGLSNGSVLIYDVRDTSTHVQELEPLRSRCPVASLCYVPRAASSSFPCGGLIAGSLEGGCFWEQVNETTYRPHVLPLETSGCTDIQVEAESRHCLVTYRPGRSNPSLRCVLMALSRTPQQDSSQLPSCSCSPVQTFSVGSSCKLLTKNAVFRSPDGGGTLVCAGDEASNSTMVWNAGSGVLLQKLPADLPVLDISPFSVNGTHFLASLTEKMLKVYKWE; encoded by the exons ATGGAGGCCATGGAGGTAGATGCTCCTGTGGAGCTGCAACCAGAGGGTGgcgctgcagctgctgcaggtgtggCTGAGAACGCCAACGCTCCACTCATCATCGCAGACTCTGGCAGCAGCACCGAAgtggatgaagatgatgatgatgatgacagcaCAGAGGGACAGGCGGCGGCTCAAGCTCCTCCAAGGCTTCCTGCCACTTGGGCATTTAGTCAGAGGGCGGTGGGTGGGGCTACATCTACACCACCCATCCGGAGGAGAGTCAG ACAGGGTCTCAGAGTACACTATCCGAGCCAGACCGCAGCGCCCTCCAGAGGCTTTCCAGACTTCCTGCTGCGAGCGCCGGCTGCCAGCGTGGCAGAGCCGGAGTCTGGCAGCACCACAGAGGTCAGTGAGTCTGAGGATGAGGCAGAGGCGGATGAAGAAAGCacggctgctgctgcagaggccGTCGACCCCGCCCCCCCGGCGGGCTCTGACCTCAGCGCTGCTGTCCAAACCTCTCAACCGCAGGAAGCCAGCACGACCA ACTCCAGCGCAGCTGCAGACGCTGAGAGGGCAGAAGCTCAAATTCAGGCTGTTCAG GCACCCCCGGCAGCTGTGCCACCGGTCCAGGTGCCTCCCAGCGAGGAGAGCGAAGGCGACACCTGCACCATCTGCTTTGAAGTGTGGACGACGGCCGGGGAGCACAGGCTCGCCGCCCTGCGGTGCGGTCACCTGTTCGGTTACACCTGTATCCAGCGCTGGCTGAAAGCTCAGAGCCCAGCTGCTAAATGCCCACAG tGCAACAAGAAAGCAAAGCGCTCAGACATCGTGCTCCTGTATGCACCGAAACTGAGAGCGCTGGACAACTCTGAGCAGGAGAGCTTAAAGAA ATCTCTGCAGCAGGAGCAGGATCGCAGGAAGAAGGCTGAAGTGGAGTCGGCTAATTACAAAATCAAACTGCAAGCAGTCACCAGCCAATACGGGCAAGCACAGAAGGAGCTGCAG GAGCTGAGAGCCCTCATAGCTCAGAACGGCAGGAGCCTGAATCCCTGTTCTTCCCCCTCCGCGTCCTCGTCTGCCTCCCATTTCCTCAGCGCGTCTCAGAGGGCGGACGGCTCCAGGTCGGCTCCGTACAGCTTCTTCAAGGCGGTGCTGGTGTCTCAGGCCGGAGGCTGCAGAGTTTTATCCTACTGTGAATCTATGAGCTGCCTGCTGGCCTCACAGCCGTCGCCTCACGCCACACTGGTGCCCG GCTTCGGGGTGAAGAAGGTGAGTGTGGTGAACATGAAGGCGAATCAGTACATTCCCATCCACAGCAAACAGATCCGAGGTCTGTCCTTCAACAGCCACAACAACAACGTGCTATTGTCTGCTGCGCTGGACAACACCATCAGACTGACCTG CCTGCAGACCAACGCGGTGGTTCAGACCTATAATACAGGTAAACCagtgtggagctgctgctggtgtttgGACAACACCAGCTACATCTACGCCGGCCTGAGCAATGGCTCGGTGCTCATCTACGACGTCAGAGACACCAGCACGCACGTGCAGGAGCTCGAGCCGCTGCGCTCCAG GTGTCCCGTAGCGTCTCTGTGCTACGTCCCGCGGGCGGCCTCCAGCTCGTTCCCCTGTGGCGGGCTGATCGCCGGCTCTCTGGAGGGCGGGTGTTTCTGGGAGCAGGTGAACGAGACCACCTACAGGCCACACGTCCTCCCCCTGGAGACCTCCGGCTGCACGGACATCCAGGTGGAGGCGGAGAGCCGACACTGCCTGGTCACGTACAGGCCCG GACGCTCGAATCCGTCTCTGCGCTGTGTCCTGATGGCGCTGTCCCGGACCCCCCAGCAGGACTCGAGTCAGCTGCCCAGCTGCTCCTGCTCGCCGGTGCAGACATTCAGTGTCGGCTCGTCCTGCAAACTGCTCACCAAGAACGCCGTCTTCAGGAGTCCAGACGGAGGCGGGACGCTGGTCTGTGCTGGGGACGAAGCCTCCAACTCCACCATG GTGTGGAACGCCGGCAGCGGCGTCCTGCTCCAGAAACTTCCGGCCGACCTGCCGGTGCTGGACATCAGCCCGTTCTCTGTGAACGGCACGCACTTTCTGGCATCACTTACGGAGAAAATGTTGAAGGTCTACAAGTGGGAGTGA